In Theobroma cacao cultivar B97-61/B2 chromosome 7, Criollo_cocoa_genome_V2, whole genome shotgun sequence, the genomic window CCGTGCTACGGGAGTTTATTTCTTATGCAGTCAGCCTGGACATATTATGAGGAATTACCCAATGGCTCGTCAATCGTAAGGTTCAGCTCGTGGTTCCACCCAACTAGCTTCATTTGCTCCTTCAGTCGCCACATCGTCTGATCGGGAGGCTAGCGGATCCAAAGGTAGAGGTGCTGGTACTTCTTCTTAGGGTAGGCCTTCTAGGTCTAAATGTCAGAGTTCCATTGGTAGGGGTCAAGCAaaggtgtttgctttaacaccATTGCAGGCCTAGACATCAAATGTTGTGGTCTTAGGTACTCTTTCTATTTGTAATGTGGATGCTCGAGTACTGtttgatcctggtgctacccattcttttatttttccatgtTTTACATCTTGTTTGGGTAAAACTCATGCTAGGAGAGAGGAACAATTAATagtgtctactcctttaaaggaggtatTTATGGctgaatgggaatatgagtcctATGTAGTTCGAGTCGAGGACAAGGACACTTTGGTGAATctagtggtgttagacaccttagactttgacTTGATTTTGGGAATGGATTGGTTGGCACCCTGCCATGCCAGTGTggattgttatcataaattagtgaaatttgattttctcgGTGAGCTCTtatttagtattcagggggataggagtaatgctccaactAATTTGATATCGGTCATGTTTACTAGAAAGTTATTAAGACAGGGTTGTTTAGGTTACTTGGCTGTGGTAAGGGATACTCAGGCGAAGGTTGGAGATATAAGCCAAGTGTCAGTGGTGAATGAGTTCAAGGATGTATTTCCCGAGGAACTACCAGGTTTGCTTCCCGAGTGggaaattgaattttgtatagatttgattccctacactagacctatatccatacccccatatagaatggcacctgCAGAGCTTAAAGAGTTTAAGTATCAGTTGGAAGATTTAttggataaaggcttcatccgTCCTAGTGTCTCcccatggggagcaccggtgttatttgtcaagaagaaagatgggtcacttaggcTATGCATTGACTCccgacagcttaataaagtgatgttgaagaataagtatccacttccaagaatagatgatttatttgatcaactacaaggagcacaatgtttctctaaaATAGATTTGTAatctgggtaccatcagttAAGGATCCGGAATGAAGATATACCCAAGACCAcatttcgaacaagatatgggcattatgagtttttggtgatgtcatttgggcttATAAATGCCCCTgcagcctttatggatttgatgaactaGGTGTTCAAGCCctatttggacaagtttgtggTGATGTTTATTGATAACATCTTGATCTACTCGAAGAGCCGAGAAGAGCACGAGCAACATCgtaagatagtgctccaaacttTGAAAGAACATCGACtatatgccaagttctccaagtgtgagtttttGACTTGAAAGTGTTGCATTTTTAGGACATGTGGTATCCAAAGATGGGGTACAAGTTGATCTAAAGAAAGTTGAGGTAGTGGAGAAGTGGCCAAGGTCGACCTCAGTTACGGAGGTTAGaagctttttgggtttggctggctattatcgtcgttttgtgaaggacttctcTAAAATAGTTACCCTCTAATAAAGCTGACACGTAAGGATACAAAGTTTGAGTGGTCAGATGCTTGTGAGAATaactttgagaagcttaaggcatgcCTCACCACAGCTCTAGTATTAAGCCTACCACAAGACACCGGGGGTTATACGgtattttgtgatgcatcacggattggtttagggtgtgtattaatgcagcatgggaaggtgattgcgtatgcatcaaggcaacttaaaaggcataaGCAGAATTACCCGCACACGATTTGGAGATGGCagcaatcgtgtttgccttttagagacattatttgtatggtgagacttgtgagatatatacggACCACAAAAGCCTGAAGTAGGTGGATGGAGTTACTAAAGGAGTATGATTATACTATTCTCTATCATCCGGGTAAGGCAAATGTAGTGGCAGATGCCTTGAGTCGAAAATCGATGGGGAGCTTGGCACATATCTCCACAAATAGGAGATTCTTGATTAGGGAGGTgcatagcttgggagacatgGGTGTGCACTTGGAAGTTTTGGAGGCAAGTGCATTGCTAGCACACTTTAAAGTGAGGCCTATCTTAATGGACCAGATTAAAAAAGCACAAagcaaagatgagtttgtaactaaggccttagaggaccctcaaggaaggaaaggaaagatgtttactaaaggcacagatggagtgATGAGATATGGAACTAAACTATATGTGCCTGATAGTGATGGATtaaggagagaaatattggaggaagTGCACATGGTAGcctatgtggtacatccaggtgctacaaagatgtatcaagatttgaaagaggtatattggtgggaaggactcAAGAAAGATGTAGCCGAGCTCATCTCCAAGTGCCCGGTTTGTCAATAGGTTAAGGCCGAGCATCAAAGGCTTGCAGGGCTATTACAACCGTTACCAGTGCCcgagtggaagtgggaacGTATTACCATGGACTTTGTAATAGGTTTGCCTCGGACTAGTGGGGGTTACGATTCGATCTGGGTCATAGTAGATCGATAAActaaatcagctcactttcttCCAGTTAAAACTACATACGGAGCTGCCCAGTATGCCAAGCTTTATGTAGATGAGATAATACAGCTGCATGGCATTCCTGTTTCTATAATATCTGACAGAGGAGCACAATTCACCTGTAGGTTTTAGGAAAAGTTGTAGGAAGAattgggcactaagttggattttagCACGACTTTCGACGCGCAAACCGATGGCCAGTCTGAATGGACCATTCAGacattggaggatatgttgagggcttgtttAATAGACCTTGGGGTCAAGTGGGATCGATATTTAcccttagtggagtttgcctacaacaacagtttccacactagcatccaaatggcaccatttgaagcattatatGGAAGGAGGTGCAGGTCACCTATTGAATGGCTAGAagtgaaagaaaggaaactctTAGGGCCTAAGTTGGTGCAGGACGCCACCGAGAAAATATGTATGATTTGTCAAAGGATGTTaacagcacaaagtagacaaaagtTCTATGTTGATAACAGACGGAGGGACTTGGAATTTCAAGTGGGAGATCATGTCTTTTTTAAGGTCTCACCAACGAAAGGGataatgaggtttggcaagaagGGAAAGTTGAGCCCTCGATATATAAGACccttcgagatcttagaaaTGGTTTGGAGTAGTGGCATATCGTTTGGCATTACTGCCAGACCTTTCTAATATTCACcccgtgtttcatgtgtcAATGCTTAGGAAGCACAACCCggatccatcacatgtaatacggtat contains:
- the LOC108662808 gene encoding uncharacterized protein LOC108662808; the encoded protein is MAPFEALYGRRCRSPIEWLEVKERKLLGPKLVQDATEKICMICQRMLTAQSRQKFYVDNRRRDLEFQVGDHVFFKVSPTKGIMRKHNPDPSHVIRYETIQLNNDLTYEEQPVAMLDRPVKKLRSKEIALVKVLWQNHTSEEVTWEAEEEMQIKHPHLFNM